Proteins co-encoded in one Schaalia radingae genomic window:
- a CDS encoding DUF1846 domain-containing protein, producing MARSGFDREKYITLQSDHIATRRKEIGGKLYLEMGGKLFDDLHASRVLPGFTPDNKIAMLEQLKDDLEILIVLNAKDLQRNKVRADLGISYEQDVLRLVDVFRERGFLVDNIVMTQMEDDNKSAKTFKRKLEKLGLKVARHRVIEGYPAAVHTVVSEKGFGRNDFVETSRDLIVVTAPGPGSGKMATCLSQIYHEFARGNKAGYAKFETFPIWNLPLDHPVNLAYEAATADLDDVNMIDPYHLAAYGKQAVNYNRDVEVFPLLRQLLEELVGASPYQSPTDMGVNMAGYCISDDEVCREAAKQEVIRRYFKALVAEKRDVKDPVESQRIAIVMSKLGITRQDRPVVVPALELARKTHLPASALQLDDGRIITGKTSKLLGCSAAMLLNALKVLAGIDKKIDLLAPSSIAPIQTLKTEHLGSRNPRLHTDEVLIALSVSADTDPNAAKALEYLKQLRGCQVHTTTILGSVDEGVFRNLDIQVTSEPEYWRKSLYRK from the coding sequence ATGGCCCGTAGTGGATTCGATCGCGAAAAATACATCACTTTACAGTCCGACCACATCGCCACTCGCAGGAAAGAAATAGGTGGCAAGCTTTACCTGGAAATGGGTGGCAAGCTTTTTGATGATCTGCACGCTTCGCGTGTCCTGCCCGGATTCACACCGGATAACAAGATCGCTATGTTGGAACAGCTCAAGGACGACCTGGAAATCCTCATCGTCTTGAACGCCAAAGACCTCCAGCGCAACAAGGTGCGCGCCGACCTGGGCATTTCCTACGAACAGGACGTATTGCGGTTGGTCGACGTGTTCCGCGAACGTGGGTTCCTGGTTGACAACATCGTGATGACGCAGATGGAAGATGACAACAAGTCGGCCAAGACGTTTAAACGCAAGCTGGAGAAACTGGGCTTGAAGGTGGCGCGTCACCGCGTTATCGAGGGATATCCAGCTGCTGTGCACACGGTGGTATCGGAAAAGGGTTTCGGGCGTAATGACTTTGTCGAAACCAGCCGCGACCTGATCGTCGTAACGGCCCCGGGGCCGGGATCGGGCAAGATGGCCACGTGCCTGTCGCAGATCTACCACGAATTTGCTCGAGGGAACAAGGCCGGATACGCAAAGTTTGAAACCTTCCCGATCTGGAACCTGCCACTGGACCATCCGGTGAACCTGGCCTATGAAGCGGCAACGGCTGACCTGGATGACGTCAACATGATTGACCCCTATCACCTGGCTGCCTACGGCAAACAGGCCGTTAACTACAACCGTGACGTGGAAGTCTTCCCGTTGTTGCGTCAACTGCTCGAAGAACTTGTCGGGGCGAGCCCCTACCAGTCGCCCACAGACATGGGTGTCAACATGGCTGGCTACTGCATCAGCGATGACGAGGTATGCCGCGAAGCTGCCAAACAGGAAGTGATCCGCCGTTACTTCAAGGCTCTGGTCGCTGAAAAGCGTGATGTCAAGGATCCAGTTGAATCTCAACGCATTGCCATTGTGATGAGCAAACTGGGCATCACGCGCCAGGACCGCCCGGTGGTGGTTCCCGCACTGGAGCTGGCCAGAAAGACGCATCTGCCGGCCAGTGCGCTGCAGCTCGATGACGGACGAATCATCACAGGTAAGACGTCGAAACTGCTGGGATGTTCGGCCGCGATGCTGCTGAACGCGTTGAAGGTGCTGGCGGGGATTGATAAGAAGATCGACCTGCTGGCGCCCTCCTCAATCGCGCCTATTCAGACTCTGAAGACTGAGCATCTGGGCAGTCGCAACCCGCGCCTGCACACAGATGAAGTGCTGATTGCGCTGTCCGTGTCGGCTGATACTGATCCGAACGCTGCGAAGGCGTTGGAGTATCTCAAACAGTTGCGCGGATGCCAGGTTCACACCACCACGATTCTGGGATCCGTGGATGAAGGAGTTTTCCGCAATCTCGACATTCAGGTCACCTCTGAGCCGGAGTACTGGCGCAAGAGTTTGTACCGCAAGTAA
- a CDS encoding Imm61 family immunity protein gives MRKVVKAVSLKSLDEPFFEELSKLADCADVHFMRNIHHPRSISISHAGDPIYHLAQLEDGQFAYGESTRNEKIFFTFYSPDLDLVTRWFIYQAGESFRWAQRGYASLYFPCYTYEQRPGYELVEVEKYTYTLRTPAGQVLPMRMDDDLINDYSDTVLFSYICDIPVQDLLDSFLDPDGRPALTRFIED, from the coding sequence GTGAGGAAGGTTGTAAAGGCTGTGTCGTTGAAGAGTCTTGATGAGCCGTTTTTCGAAGAGCTGTCGAAGCTGGCGGATTGTGCAGATGTTCATTTTATGCGCAATATTCACCATCCTCGTTCGATCAGTATCAGTCATGCTGGGGATCCGATCTACCACTTGGCTCAGCTTGAGGACGGGCAGTTCGCATACGGAGAAAGTACGCGAAACGAGAAGATTTTCTTCACTTTTTATTCCCCGGATCTTGACCTGGTGACGCGCTGGTTCATCTACCAGGCGGGCGAATCATTCCGCTGGGCGCAGCGCGGCTACGCGTCCTTGTACTTTCCGTGTTATACCTACGAGCAGCGGCCCGGATACGAACTGGTTGAGGTAGAAAAGTACACGTACACTCTCAGGACGCCAGCTGGCCAGGTCCTGCCGATGCGTATGGATGACGATCTTATCAACGACTATTCAGACACGGTGCTTTTCTCCTATATCTGTGACATCCCGGTCCAGGACCTTCTTGACTCTTTCCTGGACCCCGACGGCCGCCCGGCGCTCACCCGATTCATTGAAGACTAG
- a CDS encoding Imm61 family immunity protein encodes MRKVVDAVSLMSLDEPFVEELRLLAECRNALFMRNVFHPNSVSLSYSNGDPIYHVAQLEDGQFAYGGSSRNERIFFSFFSPDLDLVTRWFIYQAGESFRWAQRGYASLYFPCYTYEQRPGYELVELEARRYTLRTPAGRVLPFRMHDDLVNDYSETVLFSYICDIPVRDLLDSFLDPDGHPALEAFVVEE; translated from the coding sequence GTGAGGAAGGTTGTAGATGCTGTGTCGTTGATGAGTCTTGATGAGCCGTTTGTCGAGGAGCTGAGGCTGCTGGCGGAATGTCGTAATGCTCTTTTTATGCGTAATGTGTTTCATCCGAACTCTGTCAGTCTCAGTTACAGTAATGGGGATCCGATTTACCACGTGGCTCAGCTTGAGGATGGGCAGTTCGCGTATGGAGGCAGCTCGCGGAATGAGAGGATTTTCTTTTCGTTTTTTTCCCCGGATCTTGACCTGGTGACGCGCTGGTTCATCTACCAGGCGGGCGAATCATTCCGCTGGGCGCAGCGCGGCTACGCGTCCTTGTACTTTCCGTGTTACACCTATGAGCAGCGCCCCGGATATGAACTGGTGGAGCTGGAAGCCCGCCGATATACGCTGAGAACGCCGGCTGGTCGGGTTTTGCCTTTTCGTATGCATGACGATCTCGTCAATGACTATTCAGAGACTGTGCTGTTTTCTTATATCTGTGATATTCCGGTTCGGGATCTTCTTGACTCTTTTCTGGATCCTGATGGTCATCCAGCCCTCGAAGCATTCGTTGTCGAGGAATAA
- a CDS encoding Imm61 family immunity protein, translated as MRNVFHPNSVSLSYNDEDPVYHVAQLEDGQFAYGESSRSGGIQFTFFSPDLELPTRWLIYQAGEAFRVRADCASLYFPCYTYEQRPGYELVEVEKYTYALKTPAGQVLPFRMHDDIVNDYSETVLFSYICDIPVRDLLDSFLDPDGRPALEAFIVEE; from the coding sequence ATGCGTAATGTGTTTCATCCGAATTCAGTCAGCCTCAGTTACAACGACGAGGACCCTGTCTATCACGTGGCTCAGCTTGAGGATGGGCAGTTCGCATACGGGGAAAGCTCCCGAAGCGGGGGTATCCAGTTTACGTTCTTTTCCCCGGATCTTGAACTGCCTACTCGCTGGCTTATTTACCAAGCAGGCGAGGCGTTCCGCGTAAGAGCTGACTGTGCGTCCTTGTACTTTCCGTGTTATACCTATGAGCAGCGGCCCGGATATGAACTGGTGGAGGTAGAAAAGTACACGTACGCTCTTAAGACGCCAGCTGGCCAGGTCCTGCCTTTCCGTATGCATGACGATATCGTCAATGACTATTCAGAGACTGTGCTGTTTTCTTATATCTGTGATATTCCGGTTCGGGATCTTCTTGACTCTTTTTTGGATCCTGATGGTCGCCCGGCTTTGGAAGCCTTTATCGTCGAGGAATAA
- a CDS encoding Imm61 family immunity protein — MRNVFHPNSVSLSFNNGDPVYHVAQLEDGQFAYGESSRNEKIFFTFFSPDLDLVTRWFIYQAGEAFRVRADYASLYFPCHTYEQRPGYELVEVEKYTYTLKTPAGQVLSMRMDDDLINDYSDTVLFSYICDIPVQDLLYSFLDPDGRPALEAFVVEE; from the coding sequence ATGCGTAATGTGTTTCATCCGAATTCAGTCAGCCTCAGTTTCAACAACGGGGATCCGGTCTATCACGTGGCTCAGCTTGAGGATGGGCAGTTCGCATACGGAGAAAGCTCGCGAAACGAGAAGATTTTCTTCACTTTTTTTTCCCCGGATCTTGACCTGGTGACACGTTGGTTCATCTACCAGGCAGGCGAGGCGTTCCGCGTAAGAGCTGACTACGCGTCCTTGTACTTTCCGTGTCACACCTACGAGCAGCGGCCCGGATACGAACTGGTTGAGGTAGAAAAGTACACGTACACTCTTAAGACGCCAGCTGGCCAGGTCCTGTCAATGCGTATGGATGACGATCTTATCAACGACTATTCAGACACAGTGCTTTTCTCCTATATCTGTGACATCCCGGTCCAGGATCTCCTTTACTCTTTCCTGGACCCCGACGGGCGTCCAGCCCTCGAAGCATTCGTTGTCGAGGAATAA
- a CDS encoding Imm61 family immunity protein has translation MMPLTSLDEPFFEELRLLAECRNALFMRNIHHPRSISISHAGDPIYHLAQLEDGQFAYGGSSRNGDIQFTFFSPDLDLVTRWFIYQAGESFRWAQRGYASLYFPCYTYEQRPGYELVEVEKYTYALKTPAGQVLPFRMHDYIVNDYSETVLFSYICDIPVRDLLDSFLDPDGHPALEAFVVEE, from the coding sequence ATGATGCCACTCACGAGTCTTGACGAGCCGTTTTTCGAGGAGCTGAGGCTGCTGGCGGAATGTCGTAATGCTCTTTTTATGCGCAATATTCACCATCCTCGTTCGATCAGTATCAGTCATGCTGGTGATCCGATTTACCACTTGGCTCAGCTTGAGGATGGGCAGTTCGCATATGGAGGGAGCTCGCGAAACGGGGATATTCAATTTACGTTTTTTTCCCCGGATCTTGACCTGGTGACACGCTGGTTCATTTATCAGGCGGGCGAATCATTCCGCTGGGCGCAGCGCGGCTACGCGTCCTTGTACTTTCCGTGTTACACCTACGAGCAGCGGCCCGGATATGAACTGGTTGAGGTAGAAAAGTACACGTACGCTCTTAAGACGCCAGCTGGCCAGGTCCTGCCTTTCCGTATGCATGACTATATCGTCAATGACTATTCAGAGACTGTGCTGTTTTCTTATATCTGTGATATTCCGGTCCGGGATCTTCTTGACTCTTTTCTGGATCCTGATGGTCATCCAGCCCTCGAAGCATTCGTTGTCGAGGAATAG
- a CDS encoding TNT domain-containing protein, which translates to MANPLVAQRQDSTSPLAGTFLLEDGEQLVGAFNSGSWVSGGMAAFAAVGDAASFIADPIGSLIAMGAGWVLEHVHPLDQWLDEFTGDADQVAAYAQTWGNINTQLSACSQQLAGYTRSDLSSMSGQTISAITVLEADLGKLIEQAGKWASAMGQALNVAATLVQIVHDLVRDALSEIIGKFASAIIEAVATAGLGIPAIAAQISTSVATMTSRISTTVHKVIDSVRNLKGLLGKLTELFRKFSDTLNRLLRKGADAPVNTKGLDVSSVHSPKGAHPTTGPPVPEPHTRASELPRTKQEFDQYNIDLEHSDPLLKDTDAEWGRRPDHTPYTENEWTHEFVDPVTGDELYPDPPYVPGTKVRMGLDEFTAAYGTSVDRIGEPRGRWLAVAPGGVPVSFESRALPHKSLAEPHYSYTVSSLPEGCTFEVSKVAPGFGYSGGGTQIQVFDPKGIELTVKQMITLGILK; encoded by the coding sequence GTGGCTAATCCTTTGGTGGCGCAGCGTCAGGACTCGACCAGCCCGCTTGCCGGCACGTTTCTTCTTGAAGACGGCGAGCAGCTGGTTGGCGCGTTCAATTCAGGCAGCTGGGTCAGTGGCGGTATGGCTGCGTTCGCTGCTGTAGGTGATGCGGCCAGTTTTATCGCTGACCCGATCGGTTCGCTGATCGCGATGGGTGCCGGATGGGTGCTTGAGCATGTTCACCCTTTGGATCAGTGGCTCGATGAGTTCACTGGTGATGCGGATCAGGTTGCGGCCTATGCTCAGACGTGGGGCAACATTAACACTCAGCTGTCCGCGTGCTCCCAGCAGTTGGCCGGGTATACGCGCTCTGACCTGTCATCTATGAGCGGGCAAACCATCAGCGCGATCACCGTCTTGGAAGCCGACCTGGGTAAGCTGATTGAGCAGGCAGGCAAGTGGGCCAGCGCGATGGGGCAGGCTCTTAACGTCGCTGCCACGCTTGTTCAGATTGTTCACGACCTGGTGCGTGATGCTCTATCTGAAATCATCGGCAAGTTCGCATCCGCCATTATCGAAGCGGTTGCCACCGCTGGGCTGGGTATTCCCGCTATCGCGGCGCAAATATCCACCAGTGTTGCCACGATGACATCCAGGATCAGCACAACTGTTCACAAGGTCATTGATTCAGTCAGGAATCTCAAGGGGCTGCTCGGCAAGCTCACCGAGTTGTTCAGGAAGTTCTCTGACACCCTCAACAGGCTCCTCCGCAAAGGCGCAGACGCCCCAGTGAATACAAAAGGCCTGGACGTGTCTTCGGTGCACTCACCGAAGGGCGCGCATCCCACCACGGGTCCGCCCGTCCCTGAACCGCACACCCGTGCGAGTGAACTCCCGCGAACCAAACAGGAGTTTGACCAATACAACATAGACTTGGAGCATTCGGATCCGCTCCTGAAAGATACGGATGCTGAGTGGGGCAGGAGACCTGACCACACTCCGTACACTGAAAATGAGTGGACACACGAGTTTGTTGATCCAGTAACAGGCGATGAGCTGTATCCTGATCCACCGTATGTGCCGGGCACTAAGGTACGCATGGGACTCGATGAATTCACAGCCGCATACGGCACCAGCGTTGACCGCATCGGCGAACCAAGAGGAAGATGGCTGGCTGTGGCGCCTGGCGGTGTGCCTGTCTCATTTGAAAGTCGCGCACTACCACACAAATCGCTCGCAGAGCCTCACTACTCCTATACGGTATCCAGTTTGCCTGAGGGCTGTACGTTTGAAGTGAGTAAGGTTGCACCCGGGTTCGGCTATTCTGGCGGCGGAACACAGATACAAGTCTTCGACCCAAAGGGCATAGAACTAACGGTCAAACAAATGATCACACTAGGGATTTTGAAATGA
- a CDS encoding type VII secretion target, with product MTGDLRINTDQLDEHRCHVAHVGQGIQMARDASVQVGVGDGAFGVLCSPFLVPPLSLVEGQARDALSSASSALDRLCSQLGIAVEDFTAHEDELARSFNNEVSVWGKRGRRG from the coding sequence ATGACGGGCGATCTGCGTATTAACACTGACCAGCTTGATGAGCACCGGTGTCATGTCGCTCACGTGGGGCAGGGAATTCAGATGGCCCGTGATGCGTCCGTTCAGGTCGGTGTGGGTGATGGCGCGTTCGGCGTGTTGTGTTCGCCTTTTTTGGTCCCGCCCCTGTCGCTGGTGGAAGGTCAGGCGCGTGACGCGCTGTCAAGCGCGTCGAGCGCGTTGGACCGGCTGTGCAGTCAGCTGGGTATTGCTGTGGAGGATTTTACTGCTCACGAAGACGAGCTGGCACGCTCCTTCAACAATGAGGTGAGCGTGTGGGGGAAGCGAGGTCGGCGTGGCTAA
- a CDS encoding YbaB/EbfC family nucleoid-associated protein gives MDEFDGAHDAVDCQVAGAERHAQAAVSFQRRAEDTCGSGSSRDRIVTVHVDHSGHLDRIEFAAQVSTLSKSQLTSSVMEAYRAALSDVRTQMVAVASEIFGADSPTVRKLADQ, from the coding sequence GTGGATGAATTTGATGGGGCGCATGATGCGGTTGACTGTCAGGTGGCGGGCGCTGAGCGTCATGCCCAAGCGGCGGTGAGTTTTCAGCGCCGGGCTGAGGATACGTGTGGGAGTGGTTCGAGCCGTGATCGTATTGTCACGGTGCATGTGGATCACAGTGGTCATCTTGACAGGATTGAGTTCGCCGCCCAGGTGTCGACCTTGTCGAAAAGCCAGTTGACGTCCAGCGTGATGGAGGCGTACAGGGCAGCGTTGAGCGATGTGCGCACCCAGATGGTTGCTGTGGCCTCAGAGATCTTCGGTGCTGATTCGCCGACCGTGCGAAAGCTTGCGGACCAATGA
- a CDS encoding glycosyltransferase family 4 protein, giving the protein MKVALVSDCYPPRLGGIETQVAGLARALTAAGHDVTVITATPLGSERGDHTSVEDGVRVRRLTMRLPWDIPINPLARATLTRALPTFDVVHIHTGVVSPFARMATNICARHEIACVVTWHCMLDDQRLWYGWANPLDDWQRAGIVLSAVSSSAARAVERCARGPVSVRVLPNFIDTDPWNSTREFQASRTSPSAPLRAVTATRLAPRKRITQLVECVRAARSRGADIELNVYGDGPMRSSLERCTVGSGFIHWCGRKTAHELADAYREADVFVSPVIHEAFGIAALEAHASGLPVIYRSGNGIADFCTDGVDGVMAGSDGDIARALFDLAVQPHKLAGLQHAAASQPTQLTWDKGADTVAALYEDAFSIRIKTHCPHVP; this is encoded by the coding sequence GTGAAAGTCGCCCTCGTTTCTGACTGCTACCCACCGCGACTGGGCGGGATCGAAACGCAGGTGGCGGGCTTGGCTCGAGCGCTCACTGCTGCCGGGCACGACGTCACCGTCATCACTGCCACACCACTTGGATCTGAACGCGGCGATCACACGTCAGTTGAGGACGGGGTACGCGTTCGCCGCCTCACGATGCGCCTACCGTGGGACATTCCCATTAACCCATTGGCGAGGGCGACTCTCACGCGCGCTCTTCCTACTTTCGACGTGGTACACATCCACACCGGCGTGGTTTCGCCTTTCGCGCGGATGGCAACGAATATCTGCGCGCGCCATGAGATCGCCTGCGTGGTGACGTGGCACTGCATGCTTGACGATCAGCGCCTGTGGTACGGGTGGGCGAATCCGCTGGATGACTGGCAGCGTGCCGGCATTGTTCTGAGCGCCGTGTCGAGCAGCGCAGCTCGGGCCGTTGAACGCTGCGCGCGCGGGCCTGTATCGGTGCGGGTTCTGCCGAATTTCATCGACACTGACCCGTGGAACAGTACACGCGAATTCCAGGCATCGCGAACCTCCCCATCCGCTCCTCTGCGCGCAGTCACAGCCACGCGGTTGGCACCACGCAAACGCATCACGCAGCTGGTCGAATGCGTGCGGGCTGCTCGCAGTCGTGGAGCTGACATTGAGCTGAACGTGTATGGTGACGGGCCGATGCGCTCATCCCTGGAACGATGCACGGTAGGTTCCGGTTTTATTCACTGGTGCGGACGCAAAACCGCTCACGAGCTGGCCGATGCGTACCGCGAGGCTGACGTGTTCGTCTCCCCTGTTATCCACGAAGCGTTTGGCATTGCGGCGTTGGAAGCTCACGCCAGCGGCCTGCCGGTTATTTACCGCAGCGGAAACGGAATCGCTGACTTTTGCACCGACGGTGTGGATGGCGTGATGGCTGGGAGCGATGGTGATATCGCACGCGCACTGTTCGACCTGGCAGTCCAGCCACACAAGTTGGCTGGACTGCAGCATGCAGCTGCATCTCAGCCGACGCAGCTGACATGGGACAAGGGGGCCGACACCGTCGCCGCCCTGTACGAGGATGCTTTCTCAATACGCATCAAAACGCATTGCCCACACGTTCCTTAA
- a CDS encoding IclR family transcriptional regulator has protein sequence MDDASSSGVGVLDKATLVLDTLEAGPATLAHLVAATGLARPTAHRLAVALEFHRIVARDMQGRFVLGPRLKELASQAGEDRLLSAAMPVLIALRDHTKESTQLYRRQGESRVCVAASEPPMGLRDSIPVGATLSMKAGSAAHVLLAWEEPDRMHRGLYNASFSATMLAQVRRRGWAQSVGEREAGVASVSAPVRGPSGRVLAAISVSGPIERMGRQPGRQHGPSVVAAANRLSEYLRSVEEMEL, from the coding sequence ATGGACGACGCATCTTCATCAGGCGTCGGGGTTCTCGACAAGGCGACGCTGGTTCTTGACACACTCGAGGCAGGCCCTGCCACTCTTGCCCATCTCGTCGCCGCCACTGGCCTGGCGCGGCCCACTGCCCACCGCCTGGCTGTAGCTCTCGAATTTCACCGTATCGTGGCCCGCGACATGCAGGGTCGATTCGTCCTGGGGCCGCGCCTGAAAGAACTGGCCTCACAAGCGGGCGAGGATCGTCTGCTGTCAGCCGCTATGCCCGTTTTGATTGCACTGCGCGATCACACCAAAGAATCCACGCAGCTGTATCGCCGCCAGGGCGAATCACGCGTGTGTGTGGCAGCGAGCGAACCGCCGATGGGTCTGCGCGATTCCATTCCTGTCGGCGCAACACTGTCCATGAAAGCCGGATCCGCCGCCCACGTTCTGTTGGCCTGGGAAGAGCCGGACCGCATGCACCGCGGCCTGTACAACGCCTCCTTCAGCGCGACGATGCTGGCACAGGTGCGTCGCCGCGGGTGGGCACAATCTGTAGGTGAGCGCGAAGCCGGCGTCGCGTCGGTGTCCGCTCCGGTGCGTGGACCATCTGGGCGCGTGCTCGCCGCGATCTCCGTGTCCGGCCCGATTGAACGCATGGGACGCCAGCCTGGTCGTCAGCACGGTCCGTCAGTGGTTGCTGCTGCCAACCGCCTGTCCGAGTACCTGCGTTCAGTTGAGGAAATGGAACTGTAG
- the leuC gene encoding 3-isopropylmalate dehydratase large subunit — MSGTLAEKVWADHVVTKGENGAPDLLYIDLQLCHEVTSPQAFEGLRLAGRKVRHPELTIATEDHNTPTVNIDLPIADLTSRTQINTLRANAEEFGIRLHSLGDSDQGIVHVVGPQLGLTQPGMTIVCGDSHTSTHGAFGALAFGIGTSEVEHVLATQTLPLAPFKTMAITINGTLSPSVTAKDIILAIIAKIGTGGGQGYVLEYRGEAIRALSMEGRMTICNMSIEAGARAGMIAPDQTTFDYLKGRPHAPEGEQWDEAVEYWSTLYSDDDAVFDAEVVLEAEEIEPFVTWGTNPGQGVPLSASVPDPENMGDAARRHAAERALEYMDLRAGTPMRQIPIDTVFLGSCTNGRIEDLRAAAKIINGRHKADGLRMLVVPGSARVRLQAEDEGLDKIFKDFGAEWRNAGCSMCLGMNPDQLSVGERSASTSNRNFEGRQGKGGRTHLVSPLVAAATAVRGTLSSPDDLEPQA, encoded by the coding sequence ATGAGCGGCACATTGGCTGAAAAAGTGTGGGCAGACCATGTTGTGACGAAAGGCGAGAACGGTGCCCCGGACCTTCTTTACATCGACCTGCAGCTGTGCCACGAAGTCACCAGCCCTCAGGCATTCGAAGGGCTGCGCCTGGCCGGGCGCAAGGTTCGCCACCCTGAATTGACCATCGCGACAGAGGACCACAACACTCCGACAGTCAACATTGACCTGCCGATCGCAGACCTTACCTCGCGCACTCAGATCAACACGCTGCGAGCCAACGCCGAAGAATTCGGCATTCGCCTGCATTCACTGGGAGATTCGGACCAGGGAATCGTGCACGTGGTCGGCCCGCAGCTGGGTCTGACTCAACCGGGTATGACAATCGTGTGCGGCGATTCGCACACGTCCACACACGGTGCATTCGGCGCCCTCGCATTTGGCATCGGAACCTCTGAAGTCGAGCATGTCCTGGCTACCCAGACACTACCGCTGGCCCCTTTCAAGACAATGGCGATCACGATCAACGGCACGCTGTCACCGAGTGTGACAGCCAAGGACATTATCCTCGCGATCATCGCGAAGATCGGCACAGGTGGCGGGCAGGGATACGTCCTCGAATACCGAGGCGAAGCCATTCGCGCACTGTCAATGGAAGGCCGCATGACCATATGCAACATGTCCATTGAGGCCGGTGCGCGCGCCGGAATGATTGCTCCCGACCAGACCACATTCGACTATCTGAAGGGTCGCCCCCACGCGCCCGAGGGTGAGCAATGGGACGAGGCTGTGGAATATTGGTCCACACTGTATTCAGATGACGACGCAGTATTTGACGCCGAAGTGGTGCTGGAAGCTGAAGAGATCGAACCATTCGTCACATGGGGAACGAACCCCGGTCAGGGCGTCCCGCTGTCAGCAAGCGTGCCCGATCCGGAGAACATGGGTGACGCAGCCAGGCGGCATGCAGCTGAACGAGCCCTCGAATACATGGATCTGCGTGCAGGAACACCAATGCGGCAGATCCCCATCGACACTGTTTTCCTGGGATCATGCACCAACGGACGTATTGAAGACCTACGGGCTGCGGCGAAGATTATCAACGGGCGCCACAAAGCTGACGGCCTGCGAATGCTCGTCGTCCCAGGATCAGCGCGCGTGCGACTGCAGGCTGAAGATGAAGGCCTGGACAAGATCTTCAAGGACTTTGGAGCCGAGTGGCGAAACGCCGGATGCTCGATGTGCCTGGGGATGAATCCCGATCAACTGTCGGTTGGTGAACGCTCCGCCTCCACATCGAACCGCAATTTTGAAGGACGCCAGGGCAAAGGTGGACGCACCCACCTCGTCTCGCCACTGGTGGCAGCGGCGACTGCCGTGCGCGGAACACTGTCCAGCCCGGACGATCTGGAACCGCAGGCCTGA
- the leuD gene encoding 3-isopropylmalate dehydratase small subunit: MEKFTTVSGVGVPLERSNVDTDQIIPAVYLKRVARTGFEDALFSAWRSDPNFVLNNPAYEHGTILVAGPDFGTGSSREHAVWALKDYGFRVVLAPSFADIFRGNAGKQGLLAGQISEGDCQQLWKLLRNEPGVMMTVSLENRTVTCGSFTCTFDIDDYTAWRLQEGLDDISLTLRNEDAIKAYEARRPSFKPRTLPVRTLPKETVVSARPSDEQEQ; the protein is encoded by the coding sequence ATGGAAAAATTCACCACCGTCAGTGGCGTGGGCGTGCCGCTCGAACGATCGAATGTTGACACCGACCAGATTATTCCGGCCGTCTACCTCAAGCGCGTTGCCCGCACGGGCTTCGAGGACGCATTGTTCTCAGCGTGGCGCTCAGACCCGAACTTCGTGTTGAACAACCCGGCCTACGAACACGGGACGATCCTGGTGGCAGGCCCTGATTTTGGCACCGGCTCTTCGCGTGAGCATGCGGTGTGGGCGCTCAAAGATTACGGGTTCCGAGTCGTTCTGGCCCCCTCGTTCGCGGACATCTTCAGAGGAAACGCGGGCAAACAGGGATTGCTGGCCGGGCAGATCAGCGAAGGCGACTGCCAGCAACTGTGGAAGCTTCTACGCAACGAACCAGGCGTCATGATGACCGTGTCACTGGAGAACCGCACCGTGACATGCGGCTCGTTCACCTGCACGTTCGACATCGACGATTACACGGCGTGGCGTCTGCAAGAAGGCCTGGACGACATTTCATTGACGTTGCGCAACGAAGATGCCATCAAAGCGTACGAGGCGCGCCGCCCCTCTTTCAAGCCGCGCACCCTGCCGGTGCGGACCCTGCCGAAGGAAACAGTCGTGTCGGCTCGCCCCAGCGACGAGCAGGAGCAGTGA